A portion of the Kribbella jejuensis genome contains these proteins:
- a CDS encoding NUDIX hydrolase, translating into MRWTVHGEGEVWGNQWLSVRRLDVEQPDGLRFDYHAVRLKDIAAAVVTRDEHVLLMWRHRFLTDTWAWELPMGIIEPGESPQTAAARELLEETGWQADRLTELIRSEPAAGIMDSRHFVYRATAARWVGEPTEKNESDRIEWIPIADLPGMIARHEIVSGITLIGLLQLLVQS; encoded by the coding sequence GTGCGATGGACGGTTCACGGCGAGGGTGAAGTCTGGGGAAATCAGTGGCTGAGCGTACGGCGGCTGGACGTCGAGCAGCCTGACGGGCTGCGGTTCGACTATCACGCCGTACGGCTGAAGGACATCGCAGCGGCTGTCGTCACCCGGGACGAGCATGTGCTGCTGATGTGGCGGCACCGCTTCCTGACCGACACGTGGGCGTGGGAGCTCCCGATGGGGATCATCGAGCCGGGTGAGAGCCCGCAGACGGCGGCGGCCCGGGAGCTGCTGGAGGAGACCGGGTGGCAGGCGGACAGGCTGACCGAGCTGATCCGGTCGGAGCCGGCCGCCGGGATCATGGACTCGCGGCATTTCGTGTACCGGGCGACGGCCGCGAGGTGGGTCGGTGAGCCGACCGAGAAGAACGAGTCGGACCGGATCGAATGGATCCCGATCGCCGACCTGCCCGGGATGATCGCCCGGCACGAGATCGTCAGTGGGATCACGTTGATCGGGCTGCTGCAACTGCTGGTGCAAAGCTGA
- the deoD gene encoding purine-nucleoside phosphorylase: protein MSIHIAAEKGQIAPRVLFPGDPLRAKWIAETYLSDVICYTEIRNMFGFTGTYKGERISVQGSGMGQPSASIYANELFEEYDVQTLIRVGTCGALTEAVRVRDVIVAMSASTDSQMNRLRFHGIDYAPTADYKLLRAAVDAAEAAGLNVHVGQVFSGDLFYNDRPDLVSRTAEYGVLGIEMEAAALYTLAAKFGRRALGIMTVSDHLITHEVTSAEERQTTFSEMITIALDAAIEVPV from the coding sequence ATGAGTATTCACATCGCCGCCGAGAAGGGGCAGATCGCGCCGCGGGTGCTGTTCCCCGGGGACCCGCTGCGGGCCAAGTGGATCGCCGAGACCTACCTGTCCGACGTGATCTGCTACACCGAGATCCGGAACATGTTCGGGTTCACCGGCACCTACAAGGGTGAGCGGATCTCCGTCCAGGGCTCCGGCATGGGCCAGCCGTCCGCCTCCATCTACGCGAACGAGTTGTTCGAGGAGTACGACGTACAGACCCTGATCCGGGTCGGTACGTGTGGCGCGCTGACCGAGGCGGTCCGGGTCCGGGACGTGATCGTGGCGATGTCCGCGAGTACCGACTCGCAGATGAACCGGCTGCGTTTCCACGGTATCGACTACGCGCCGACCGCGGATTACAAGCTGCTCCGCGCGGCCGTCGACGCGGCCGAGGCGGCCGGGCTGAACGTGCACGTCGGCCAGGTGTTCTCCGGCGACCTGTTCTACAACGACCGTCCCGACCTGGTCTCGCGGACCGCGGAGTACGGCGTGCTCGGCATCGAGATGGAGGCCGCCGCGCTGTACACGCTGGCGGCGAAGTTCGGCCGCCGGGCGCTCGGCATCATGACGGTGTCGGACCACCTGATCACGCACGAGGTGACGTCCGCGGAGGAGCGCCAGACGACGTTCTCCGAGATGATCACGATCGCACTGGACGCGGCGATCGAGGTGCCGGTCTGA
- a CDS encoding SDR family NAD(P)-dependent oxidoreductase, whose product MGSLDLSGRKALVTGGAQGLGEGMARALAAAGAKVVISDIQKDLGEKVADALDQEYGDGNGFVAHDITDDGDWENAVVAANDILGGLDILVNNAGVEITSLLTEVTADQIRKMLEVNILGTTLGIKWGLRTMRPEGLAGQGGAIINVASVAATIAFPGIAVYSATKSAVDRLTRVAAMESGKLGYGVRVNCIYPGLVPTAMGAGLANDVAQLGLFESPEAAVAAVVGLTPSGRLGEVSDIADAVVFLASNEARFITGIGLPVDGGMGM is encoded by the coding sequence ATGGGTTCACTCGATCTCTCCGGCCGCAAGGCCCTGGTCACCGGCGGCGCGCAGGGTCTCGGCGAGGGCATGGCGCGAGCCCTCGCGGCAGCCGGTGCCAAAGTCGTGATCAGCGACATCCAGAAGGACCTCGGCGAAAAGGTCGCCGACGCACTGGACCAGGAGTACGGCGACGGGAACGGCTTCGTCGCGCACGACATCACCGACGACGGCGACTGGGAGAACGCGGTGGTCGCCGCCAACGACATCCTCGGCGGGCTGGACATCCTGGTGAACAACGCGGGGGTGGAGATCACCAGCCTGCTCACCGAGGTCACTGCGGACCAGATCCGCAAGATGCTCGAGGTCAACATCCTCGGCACCACGCTCGGCATCAAGTGGGGTCTGCGGACGATGCGTCCCGAAGGCCTGGCCGGTCAGGGCGGCGCGATCATCAACGTCGCGTCGGTCGCGGCCACGATCGCGTTCCCGGGCATCGCGGTGTACTCCGCGACCAAGTCCGCGGTCGACCGGCTGACCCGGGTCGCCGCGATGGAGTCCGGCAAGCTCGGGTACGGCGTCCGCGTCAACTGCATCTACCCCGGCCTGGTCCCGACCGCGATGGGCGCCGGTCTGGCGAACGACGTCGCCCAGCTCGGCCTGTTCGAGTCGCCCGAGGCCGCGGTGGCGGCGGTGGTCGGACTGACCCCGTCCGGACGCCTCGGTGAGGTCTCGGACATCGCGGACGCAGTGGTGTTCCTGGCCTCGAACGAGGCGCGGTTCATCACCGGCATCGGCCTGCCGGTCGACGGCGGGATGGGGATGTAG
- a CDS encoding WhiB family transcriptional regulator: MSVSFLDVFTEVATSQDLPCRSYAPELFFAESPADVEYAKSLCTTCPLKAECLAGALERSEPWGVWGGELFVQGVVVPRKRPRGRPRKSDTVTAA, encoded by the coding sequence ATGAGCGTGAGCTTCCTCGATGTCTTCACCGAGGTGGCAACGTCGCAGGACCTGCCCTGTCGGTCCTACGCGCCAGAACTCTTCTTCGCCGAATCGCCGGCGGACGTCGAGTACGCGAAGTCGCTCTGCACGACCTGCCCGCTGAAGGCCGAGTGCCTGGCCGGAGCGCTCGAGCGTTCCGAGCCGTGGGGAGTGTGGGGTGGCGAGCTGTTCGTCCAGGGTGTGGTGGTTCCGCGCAAGCGGCCCCGTGGGCGTCCCCGCAAGAGCGACACCGTAACCGCTGCCTGA
- a CDS encoding M48 family metallopeptidase, which translates to MADSPPRPIPPYVDIRRSKRRKRTVSAYRDGERVVVLMPDRLSAAEEARWVETMLARLEKQRSRSRVSDEKLLARAHELACRHLPEVPEPASVRWVSNQNRRWGSCTPADRSIRLSTRLQSMPAWVVDYVLVHELAHLVEPAHNAHFWSLVHRYPKAERAEGYLEGVSAAASLDFEDF; encoded by the coding sequence ATGGCCGACTCCCCACCGCGCCCGATCCCGCCGTACGTCGACATCCGCCGCAGCAAGCGCCGCAAGCGCACGGTCAGCGCGTACCGCGACGGTGAGCGGGTGGTCGTGCTGATGCCCGACCGGCTGTCGGCCGCCGAGGAGGCGCGCTGGGTCGAGACCATGCTGGCGCGGCTCGAGAAGCAGCGCAGCCGATCGCGCGTGTCGGACGAAAAATTGTTGGCCAGAGCACACGAACTCGCGTGTCGTCACCTCCCGGAAGTGCCCGAACCTGCGTCGGTGAGGTGGGTTTCGAACCAAAACAGACGGTGGGGATCGTGCACCCCGGCGGACCGGTCGATCCGTTTGAGCACCCGGCTGCAGTCGATGCCGGCCTGGGTCGTCGACTACGTGCTGGTGCACGAGCTGGCCCATCTGGTCGAGCCGGCGCACAACGCCCACTTCTGGTCCTTGGTCCACCGCTACCCCAAGGCAGAGCGCGCCGAGGGGTATCTGGAGGGGGTCTCGGCCGCCGCCTCGCTCGACTTCGAGGACTTCTGA
- a CDS encoding DUF899 domain-containing protein, translating into MTTFGNLPEVVSPDEWLAARRELLRLEKEVTHARDRLNAERRRLPMVRITKPYVFEGPDGPVGLLDLFEGRDQLVIHHFMFAPDWDEGCPSCSSAADEIGNLRQLHVRNTSLAAVSRAPYPKLAVFKERLGWTFPWYSSYPGDFNYDFHATLDDRVAPVLLHFRTQAELATEKGTPWTDGPWTADMNGEEMPGISAFLRVGDEVFHTYSTFGRGIEDFHNCYRYLDLTLLGRQEAWEEPAGRAEPLGLQVGGPSMRVPDRY; encoded by the coding sequence ATGACGACGTTCGGAAACCTCCCTGAGGTCGTGTCGCCAGACGAGTGGCTGGCCGCCCGCCGGGAACTGCTGCGGCTGGAGAAGGAGGTCACGCACGCCCGGGACCGCCTGAACGCCGAGCGGCGGCGGTTGCCGATGGTGCGGATCACCAAGCCGTACGTCTTCGAGGGACCCGACGGACCGGTCGGTCTGCTCGACCTGTTCGAGGGCCGGGACCAGCTGGTGATCCATCACTTCATGTTCGCCCCGGACTGGGACGAGGGCTGCCCGAGCTGTTCGTCGGCGGCCGACGAGATCGGCAACCTGCGGCAGCTGCACGTCCGGAACACGTCGCTCGCCGCCGTGTCGCGGGCGCCGTACCCCAAGCTGGCCGTATTCAAGGAGCGGCTGGGCTGGACGTTCCCGTGGTACTCGTCGTACCCGGGCGACTTCAACTACGACTTCCACGCGACGCTCGACGACCGGGTCGCGCCGGTACTGCTGCACTTCCGGACGCAGGCGGAGCTGGCCACCGAGAAGGGCACGCCCTGGACGGACGGGCCGTGGACCGCGGACATGAACGGCGAGGAGATGCCGGGGATCAGCGCGTTCCTGCGGGTCGGCGACGAGGTGTTCCACACGTACTCGACGTTCGGCCGCGGGATCGAGGACTTCCACAACTGCTACCGATACCTCGACCTGACCCTCCTCGGCCGGCAGGAAGCGTGGGAGGAGCCGGCCGGGCGGGCCGAGCCGCTCGGGCTCCAGGTCGGCGGGCCGTCGATGCGGGTGCCCGACCGGTACTGA
- the nudC gene encoding NAD(+) diphosphatase, which produces MAYSITPGSLALSRSVLDRAADRRRDDDWLEKAWAAPDTQVVVVAGDQIQVVEDRSALRFLTPGEAPDGIRVFLGIDRESGAGMTAEGRAVFGVIVDGTPDESYAGLRELGALLVDREAGIAVHLIGLSNWHGVHTHCANCGEHTEVVEAGHVRHCPVCGKSHFPRSDPAIIVLVTDDQDRALLGRNEAWPVGRYSTLAGFVEPGESLESAVRREVLEETGVIVGPEIEYAGSQPWPLPASLMLGFYAKATGFEIEVDQDEIAEAKWFTREDLRVLVDAGTMALPGAISISRRLIEGWYGESLSGSW; this is translated from the coding sequence GTGGCCTACTCCATCACTCCCGGTTCGCTAGCCCTGTCCCGTTCCGTCCTGGACCGCGCCGCTGATCGCCGCCGTGACGACGACTGGCTGGAGAAGGCCTGGGCCGCGCCGGACACCCAGGTGGTCGTCGTGGCCGGCGACCAGATCCAGGTGGTCGAGGACCGTTCCGCACTGCGGTTCCTGACGCCGGGCGAGGCACCCGACGGGATCCGGGTCTTCCTCGGGATCGACCGCGAGTCCGGGGCCGGCATGACCGCGGAGGGCCGGGCGGTCTTCGGCGTGATCGTCGACGGTACGCCCGACGAGTCGTACGCCGGCCTGCGTGAGCTGGGCGCACTGCTGGTCGATCGCGAGGCCGGTATCGCCGTGCATCTGATCGGCCTGTCGAACTGGCACGGCGTCCACACCCACTGCGCGAACTGTGGCGAGCACACCGAGGTGGTCGAGGCCGGGCACGTTCGCCATTGCCCGGTGTGTGGAAAGAGCCACTTCCCGCGGAGCGACCCGGCGATCATCGTGCTCGTCACCGACGACCAGGACCGTGCGCTGCTCGGCCGCAACGAGGCGTGGCCCGTCGGCCGCTACTCGACGCTCGCCGGCTTCGTGGAGCCGGGTGAGTCGCTGGAGTCGGCGGTACGGCGTGAGGTGCTCGAGGAGACCGGCGTGATCGTCGGCCCGGAGATCGAGTACGCGGGCAGCCAGCCGTGGCCGCTGCCCGCGAGCCTGATGCTCGGGTTCTACGCGAAGGCGACGGGCTTCGAGATCGAGGTGGACCAGGACGAGATCGCCGAGGCGAAATGGTTCACCCGGGAGGACCTCCGCGTGCTGGTCGACGCCGGCACGATGGCCCTCCCAGGTGCGATCTCGATCTCCCGCCGCCTGATCGAAGGCTGGTACGGCGAGAGCCTCAGCGGCAGCTGGTGA
- a CDS encoding ATP-dependent DNA helicase UvrD2 has product MSQSVSDFTRPASAESLLEALDPEQRAVATALHGPVVVMAGAGTGKTRAITHRIAYGVRTGTFDPVRVLAVTFTQRAAGEMRGRLAQLGVQGVQARTFHSAALRQARFFWPKVYGGELPPIVDRKFPLLTEAASRCRIRVDTPALRDLAGEVEWAKVSNVRPDDYAKLAPRSGRQLAAFDPATIARIFAAYEDVKLERGRIDLEDVLLCAVALLAEDERVAAEIRRQYRTFVVDEYQDVSPLQQSLLDLWLGGREDVCVVGDPAQTIYSWAGAEPENLVRFASRHPSATLIKLVRDYRSTPQIVDVANKILDAAGPTGLPGRVTLRSQKEAGPVPVYREYSDEVAEADAVARAVVRLRDEGVALRDIAVLFRTNAQSENFEQALAERKIPTVLKGAERFFERAEIRQAAVLLRGQVKAGDVSDDLLSTVTGVLAGAGWTAEPPTGTGAVRDRWESLSALVTMTADFAAEHPSARLPELMAELDRRATIQHAPLAEGVTLATLHAAKGLEWECVFIVGAHEGTLPISYAQTPAQVEEERRLFYVGVTRAKQQLFVSWATSRSPGGRGTRGPTRFLDPIGVRTARSEWNPSTSVGWERPARSERSGRPIPKCRVCGKGLLEPGARKLGRCEDCPSTMDQKLYDALVEWRTEQAESEKMPAFVILTDATLTAIAETRPADAQALRQIPGIGHTKISKYGEQIINLCTR; this is encoded by the coding sequence ATGTCTCAGTCCGTGAGCGACTTCACACGACCCGCCTCCGCGGAGAGCCTTCTCGAGGCGCTCGATCCGGAGCAGCGGGCGGTCGCGACCGCCCTGCACGGGCCGGTCGTGGTGATGGCGGGTGCGGGCACGGGGAAGACCCGGGCGATCACCCACCGGATCGCGTACGGCGTACGCACCGGCACGTTCGACCCGGTCCGGGTGCTCGCGGTGACCTTCACCCAGCGCGCGGCGGGCGAGATGCGCGGCCGGCTCGCCCAGCTCGGCGTCCAGGGCGTCCAGGCCCGGACGTTCCACTCGGCGGCGCTGCGCCAGGCGCGGTTCTTCTGGCCCAAGGTGTACGGCGGGGAGCTGCCGCCGATCGTGGACCGGAAGTTCCCGCTGCTGACCGAGGCCGCGTCGCGGTGCCGGATCCGCGTCGACACGCCCGCGCTGCGCGACCTCGCCGGTGAGGTGGAGTGGGCCAAGGTGAGCAACGTCCGCCCGGACGACTACGCCAAGCTGGCGCCTCGTTCCGGGCGCCAGCTCGCCGCCTTCGACCCGGCGACGATCGCCCGGATCTTCGCGGCGTACGAGGACGTGAAGCTCGAGCGCGGGCGGATCGACCTCGAGGACGTGCTGCTCTGCGCGGTCGCGCTGCTCGCGGAGGACGAGCGGGTCGCGGCGGAGATCCGCCGGCAGTACCGGACCTTCGTCGTGGACGAGTACCAGGACGTCTCGCCGCTGCAGCAGAGCCTGCTCGACCTGTGGCTGGGCGGTCGCGAGGACGTCTGCGTGGTCGGTGACCCGGCGCAGACCATCTACTCCTGGGCCGGCGCCGAGCCGGAGAACCTGGTCCGCTTCGCGTCCCGGCATCCCTCCGCGACGCTGATCAAGCTGGTCCGCGACTACCGCTCGACCCCGCAGATCGTCGACGTCGCGAACAAGATCCTCGACGCGGCGGGCCCGACCGGTCTGCCCGGGCGGGTCACGCTCCGCTCGCAGAAGGAGGCCGGCCCGGTCCCGGTCTACCGCGAGTACTCCGACGAGGTCGCGGAGGCGGATGCGGTCGCGCGGGCTGTCGTCCGGCTGCGAGACGAGGGCGTGGCGCTACGCGACATCGCCGTGCTGTTCCGGACCAACGCGCAGTCGGAGAACTTCGAGCAGGCGCTGGCCGAGCGGAAGATCCCGACCGTGCTGAAGGGCGCGGAGCGGTTCTTCGAGCGGGCCGAGATCCGGCAGGCCGCCGTCCTGCTGCGCGGGCAGGTGAAGGCCGGCGACGTGTCGGACGACCTGTTGTCGACGGTGACCGGCGTGCTGGCCGGCGCCGGATGGACCGCGGAGCCGCCGACCGGGACCGGCGCAGTGCGGGACCGGTGGGAGTCGCTGAGCGCGCTGGTGACGATGACGGCCGACTTCGCCGCGGAGCACCCGTCGGCGCGGTTGCCCGAATTGATGGCGGAGCTGGACCGGCGGGCGACGATCCAGCACGCGCCGCTGGCGGAGGGTGTCACGCTGGCGACACTGCACGCGGCGAAGGGGCTGGAGTGGGAGTGCGTGTTCATCGTCGGGGCGCACGAGGGGACCTTGCCGATCAGCTACGCCCAGACGCCGGCACAGGTGGAGGAGGAGCGCCGGCTGTTCTACGTCGGCGTGACGCGCGCGAAGCAGCAGCTGTTCGTCAGTTGGGCGACGTCCCGCTCGCCAGGCGGCCGCGGGACCCGCGGGCCGACGCGGTTCCTCGACCCGATCGGCGTCCGGACGGCGCGGTCGGAGTGGAATCCGTCGACCTCCGTCGGCTGGGAGCGGCCGGCGCGCTCGGAGCGGTCCGGCCGGCCGATCCCGAAGTGCCGGGTCTGCGGGAAGGGCCTGCTCGAGCCGGGCGCGCGCAAGCTCGGCCGCTGCGAGGACTGCCCGTCCACGATGGACCAGAAGCTGTACGACGCCCTGGTCGAGTGGCGCACCGAGCAGGCCGAGTCCGAGAAGATGCCCGCGTTCGTGATCCTGACCGACGCGACGCTGACCGCGATCGCGGAGACCCGGCCCGCCGACGCGCAGGCGCTCCGGCAGATCCCGGGCATCGGCCATACCAAGATCAGCAAGTACGGCGAGCAGATCATCAACCTCTGCACGCGCTGA
- a CDS encoding MFS transporter: MTIEADVVATSKRPWIALGVLCLAALLVSLDLFVMLLAIPSVTAALGATGSQQLWILDVYGFMVAGLMITMGNLGDRLGRRRLLLIAAAVFGVASVVAAYSVNPAMLIGARAVLGIAGAAIAPCTLSLISTLFPDERRRATALGVWGGCFTVGAIIGPIVGGVLLNHFWWGSAFLIGVPAMVVLLAVGPVLLPEYRNERAGRIDVPSVLLSLAAILPVIHGLKHLAAHGADAQALGALAFGVLFGIVFVRRQARLDDPLVDVRLFTRRTFSVTLGSMTAYSMLSGGVMVFVAQYFQLVKGMTPLQAGLALVPGMITSTIGFQLAPRLAQRIRPGVLIPIGVAFTVVGMVVVSLTTSTTVLVIAFAFECFGPGALVILGTNLVIGSVPPEQAGSAGALTQTGNEFGYSLGIAVLGCVVTAVYRGRTGSNSLGETIASGATGDVLEHARDAFTSGLHLAAGITAAALAAMAVLLAVTLRALPVLSRR; this comes from the coding sequence ATGACCATCGAGGCAGACGTGGTGGCGACGAGCAAGCGGCCGTGGATCGCGCTGGGTGTGCTGTGCCTGGCGGCGCTGCTCGTGTCGCTGGATCTGTTCGTGATGCTGCTGGCGATCCCCTCGGTCACCGCAGCGCTCGGCGCGACCGGGAGCCAGCAGCTGTGGATCCTGGACGTGTACGGGTTCATGGTGGCCGGCCTGATGATCACGATGGGCAATCTCGGTGACCGCCTCGGGCGCCGGCGGCTGCTGCTGATCGCGGCCGCCGTGTTCGGCGTCGCCTCGGTCGTCGCGGCGTACTCGGTGAACCCGGCAATGCTTATCGGCGCCCGCGCAGTCCTGGGCATCGCCGGCGCCGCGATCGCGCCGTGCACACTGTCGCTGATCTCCACGCTGTTCCCGGACGAGCGCCGGCGCGCCACCGCACTCGGCGTCTGGGGCGGCTGCTTCACGGTCGGCGCCATCATCGGCCCGATCGTCGGTGGCGTCCTGCTGAACCACTTCTGGTGGGGCTCGGCGTTCCTGATCGGCGTACCCGCGATGGTCGTGCTGCTGGCGGTGGGGCCGGTACTGCTGCCGGAGTACCGCAACGAGCGGGCCGGGCGGATCGACGTACCGAGCGTGCTGCTGTCGCTGGCCGCGATCCTGCCGGTCATCCACGGTCTGAAACACCTGGCGGCGCACGGTGCCGACGCCCAGGCCCTCGGGGCGCTCGCGTTCGGTGTCCTCTTCGGCATCGTCTTCGTACGGCGGCAGGCGCGACTGGACGACCCGCTCGTCGACGTTCGGCTGTTCACCCGGCGGACGTTCAGCGTGACGCTCGGCAGCATGACGGCGTACTCGATGCTGTCCGGTGGCGTGATGGTGTTCGTCGCGCAGTACTTCCAGCTGGTCAAGGGCATGACACCGCTGCAGGCGGGGCTGGCGCTGGTACCGGGCATGATCACGTCGACGATCGGGTTCCAGCTCGCGCCGCGGCTGGCGCAGCGGATCCGGCCGGGCGTGCTGATCCCGATCGGGGTCGCGTTCACGGTGGTCGGGATGGTCGTGGTCAGCCTGACGACGTCGACGACCGTTCTGGTCATCGCGTTCGCGTTCGAATGCTTCGGGCCAGGCGCGCTGGTCATCCTGGGGACGAACCTGGTGATCGGCTCGGTCCCACCGGAGCAGGCGGGCTCGGCGGGCGCGCTGACCCAGACCGGCAACGAGTTCGGGTACTCGCTCGGCATCGCCGTCCTCGGCTGCGTGGTGACCGCCGTCTACCGCGGCCGGACGGGCAGCAACTCGCTCGGCGAGACGATCGCCTCCGGCGCGACGGGCGATGTCCTGGAGCACGCCCGTGACGCCTTCACCTCCGGCCTGCACCTGGCGGCCGGGATCACCGCCGCGGCGCTGGCCGCGATGGCGGTCCTGCTCGCGGTCACGCTCCGGGCGCTACCGGTCCTCAGTCGTCGGTGA
- a CDS encoding DUF5679 domain-containing protein, translating to MAETWSGEFYCVKCKAKRTADGEVKVNDKGTRMAKAKCPECGTNLNRILGKA from the coding sequence ATGGCAGAGACCTGGAGCGGCGAGTTCTACTGCGTCAAGTGCAAGGCCAAGCGCACCGCCGACGGCGAGGTCAAGGTCAACGACAAGGGCACGCGCATGGCGAAGGCCAAGTGCCCCGAGTGCGGTACGAACCTGAACCGGATCCTCGGCAAGGCCTGA
- a CDS encoding mycoredoxin codes for MSAFTMYSTPWCGYCHRLKGQLDRAGIEFTEVDIEQVPGAAEIVEKINNGNQTVPTVVFPDGTAMTNPSLAQVAEKLAA; via the coding sequence ATGTCGGCTTTCACCATGTATTCGACCCCGTGGTGCGGCTACTGCCACCGCCTCAAGGGCCAGCTCGACCGAGCCGGCATCGAGTTCACCGAGGTCGACATCGAGCAGGTCCCCGGCGCCGCCGAGATCGTCGAGAAGATCAACAACGGCAACCAGACGGTGCCGACCGTGGTCTTCCCGGACGGCACCGCGATGACCAACCCGTCACTCGCCCAGGTAGCGGAGAAGCTCGCCGCGTAA
- a CDS encoding TetR/AcrR family transcriptional regulator, with protein MNAVVSAAEERPARVSGIDKIERRRIALAESALKTLGELGYARTSLREIANNSEFTHGVVHYYFRDKIDLISYCVRYYKTKCARRYDEVVETATSAEELATGFLAKMTQTLVEETPMHKLWYDLRAQSMFEEQLRPDVEAIDKLLEEMIWRILSRYADLTETIPTVDAPTAYALVDGLFEQAVVAYAANPDKAPALLCDRIMQVLPKLVAA; from the coding sequence GTGAATGCCGTGGTGTCCGCCGCTGAGGAGCGACCTGCCCGCGTCTCGGGGATCGACAAGATCGAGCGCCGCCGGATCGCGCTGGCCGAGTCCGCGCTGAAGACCCTCGGTGAGCTCGGCTACGCGCGCACCAGCCTGCGCGAGATCGCGAACAACTCCGAGTTCACGCACGGCGTCGTGCACTACTACTTCCGCGACAAGATCGACCTGATCAGCTACTGCGTGCGCTACTACAAGACCAAGTGCGCCCGGCGGTACGACGAGGTCGTGGAGACGGCGACGTCGGCGGAGGAGCTCGCGACCGGCTTCCTGGCCAAGATGACCCAGACGCTGGTCGAGGAAACCCCGATGCACAAGCTCTGGTACGACCTCCGCGCGCAGAGCATGTTCGAGGAGCAGTTGCGCCCGGACGTCGAGGCGATCGACAAGCTGCTCGAGGAGATGATCTGGCGGATCCTGTCGCGGTACGCCGATCTCACCGAGACGATCCCGACCGTGGACGCGCCGACGGCGTACGCCCTGGTCGACGGCCTGTTCGAGCAGGCCGTGGTGGCCTACGCCGCGAACCCGGACAAGGCACCCGCACTGCTGTGCGACCGCATCATGCAGGTGCTGCCCAAACTGGTCGCGGCGTAG
- a CDS encoding ABC1 kinase family protein has protein sequence MSDLPRKALSRTAKLASLPLGAAGRATVGLGKRIGGAPAEAVFAEFQRRTADQLFAVLGELKGGAMKFGQMLSLMESAMPEEFAAPYRATLTKLQDSAPPMPASTVDTILSRELGKRWRDRFDEFNEVPAAAASIGQVHRGRLKDGREVAVKLQYPGAAEALRSDLRQLGRVGRTIGTMIPGLDVKPLVAELQERIGEELDYDREAQAQQQYADAFKDHPEFVVPRVVKHSPTVIVSEWIEGRPLSSYISDGTKQERDAIGLKYARFMFSGPKYAGLLHSDPHPGNFRVLADGRLGVVDFGLCARLPDGLPPAIGRLLRISLLGDGIAVRDGLKAEGFIKPRMEIDPEQLMNYLSPFADPAREETFQFSRAWMRAQANRTSDFRSPNASLALRLNLPPSYLLIHRVWIGGIAVLSQLEAQAPFRAVLEELLPGFTDD, from the coding sequence GTGTCGGACCTTCCCCGTAAGGCGCTGAGCCGGACCGCGAAACTTGCCAGCCTGCCGCTCGGCGCCGCCGGGCGCGCGACGGTCGGCCTGGGCAAACGGATCGGTGGCGCACCCGCCGAGGCGGTGTTCGCCGAGTTCCAGCGCCGCACCGCGGACCAGCTGTTCGCCGTCCTGGGCGAGCTCAAGGGCGGCGCGATGAAGTTCGGGCAGATGCTCAGCCTGATGGAATCGGCGATGCCGGAGGAGTTCGCGGCGCCGTACCGGGCCACCCTGACCAAGCTGCAGGACTCCGCTCCGCCGATGCCGGCCTCGACCGTGGACACGATCCTGTCCCGGGAGCTCGGCAAGCGCTGGCGGGACCGTTTCGACGAGTTCAACGAGGTTCCGGCGGCGGCCGCGTCGATCGGCCAGGTGCACCGCGGACGGCTGAAGGACGGCCGTGAGGTCGCGGTCAAGCTGCAGTACCCGGGTGCCGCCGAGGCGCTCCGGTCGGACCTGCGTCAGCTCGGCCGGGTCGGCCGCACGATCGGCACGATGATCCCGGGCCTGGACGTGAAGCCGCTGGTCGCGGAGCTGCAGGAGCGGATCGGCGAGGAGCTCGACTACGACCGCGAGGCGCAGGCCCAGCAGCAGTACGCCGACGCCTTCAAGGACCACCCGGAGTTCGTCGTACCGCGGGTGGTGAAGCACTCCCCCACCGTGATCGTGTCCGAGTGGATCGAGGGCCGGCCGCTGTCGTCGTACATCAGTGACGGCACGAAGCAGGAGCGGGACGCGATCGGGCTGAAGTACGCGCGGTTCATGTTCAGCGGACCGAAGTACGCCGGTCTGCTGCACTCCGATCCGCATCCCGGGAACTTCCGCGTGCTGGCCGACGGCCGGCTCGGCGTGGTCGACTTCGGCCTCTGCGCCCGGCTCCCGGACGGACTGCCGCCGGCGATCGGCAGGCTGCTGCGGATCTCGCTGCTCGGCGACGGGATCGCGGTCCGGGACGGTCTCAAGGCCGAGGGCTTCATCAAGCCTCGGATGGAGATCGATCCGGAGCAGCTGATGAACTACCTGTCGCCGTTCGCGGACCCGGCCCGGGAGGAGACGTTCCAGTTCAGCCGGGCCTGGATGCGTGCGCAGGCGAACCGGACCAGTGACTTCCGGTCGCCGAACGCGTCGCTCGCACTGCGCCTGAACCTGCCTCCGTCGTACCTGCTGATCCATCGCGTCTGGATCGGCGGCATCGCCGTACTGTCCCAGCTCGAGGCGCAGGCGCCGTTCCGGGCGGTCCTGGAGGAGCTCCTCCCCGGCTTCACCGACGACTGA